A DNA window from Micromonospora sp. NBC_01739 contains the following coding sequences:
- a CDS encoding DMT family transporter, which translates to MTSLKTASPAERPRPRPSTQPSSWPVIAAAAITVLLWASAFVGIRFAGHDYSPGAMALGRMLAASIALSAFVALTARGRRARPAGGRTGWPRGATLGLIALWGTAWFGGYNVALNAAERLVDAGTAALLVAIAPILVAVAATLVLGERLTGRLGVGVAVAFVGVALIAATGFTGHVDQLGVALAALSAVLYAFGVLLQKRLLARVEAVTMTWLGALAGTIALLPFAPALLDELATAPQGATLGMLYLGVFPTAIGFLTWGYVLSRWTAGRTTAATYLVPPVTVGLSWMLLGEVPAPLALAGGALCLAGVVLATRR; encoded by the coding sequence ATGACCAGCCTGAAGACCGCCTCCCCCGCCGAGCGTCCGCGCCCGAGACCCTCCACCCAGCCCTCGTCCTGGCCGGTCATCGCCGCCGCCGCGATCACGGTGCTGCTGTGGGCCTCGGCCTTCGTCGGCATCAGGTTCGCCGGGCACGACTACTCCCCCGGAGCCATGGCCCTGGGCCGGATGCTGGCAGCCTCCATAGCGCTGAGCGCCTTCGTGGCGCTGACCGCCCGAGGTCGCCGCGCTCGCCCCGCCGGTGGTCGTACCGGCTGGCCCCGAGGGGCAACCCTGGGGCTCATAGCACTCTGGGGAACAGCCTGGTTCGGCGGGTACAACGTGGCTCTGAATGCCGCGGAGCGGCTGGTCGACGCCGGGACGGCGGCGCTGCTCGTGGCGATCGCCCCCATCCTGGTGGCGGTGGCCGCGACCCTCGTCCTGGGCGAGCGGCTGACCGGCCGGCTAGGTGTCGGGGTGGCGGTCGCCTTCGTGGGCGTGGCCCTGATCGCCGCCACCGGCTTCACCGGGCACGTCGACCAACTCGGGGTGGCGCTGGCCGCGCTCTCCGCGGTGTTGTACGCCTTCGGGGTACTGCTTCAGAAGCGGCTGCTGGCCCGGGTGGAGGCGGTGACCATGACCTGGCTGGGGGCCCTGGCCGGCACGATCGCCCTGCTGCCGTTCGCACCGGCCCTGCTCGACGAACTCGCCACCGCGCCGCAGGGAGCCACCCTGGGGATGCTGTACCTGGGGGTGTTCCCGACCGCGATCGGCTTCCTGACCTGGGGGTACGTGCTGTCCCGCTGGACCGCGGGTCGCACCACCGCCGCTACCTACCTGGTCCCGCCGGTGACCGTCGGGTTGTCCTGGATGCTGCTGGGCGAGGTGCCGGCACCCCTGGCCCTGGCCGGCGGCGCCCTCTGCCTGGCCGGAGTGGTCCTGGCCACCCGCCGCTGA
- a CDS encoding alpha-glucuronidase, with translation MRRPLRQVRTNTPEPTDLHPAWLPPEVWAAIGARRTLICGQGLLIDTVQAEVEQAADRYGGTARRITAEADLPPADLVLALAADLPRPRPADPPPTDSKATVAEAAESKPAALTPTDSEAAGVWAALAGARAELATAEALGAEDFVVTRHHGVTVVVAGAPAGLLYGLFEVVRLGESAFGRGHRVRVCRPVMARRMLDHWDNVEVHPVMGQVERGYAGGSIFWREGGPRGDRDRVTAYARLLAACGINAVAVNNVNVHATEARLLTERLDDVAELADLLRPYGIGVHLAVSFAAPVVVGGLPTADPLDPAVRAWWAETTSRVYDRIPDFGGYLVKADSEGQPGPFSYGRDHADGANLLAEALAPHGGVVRWRAFVYNHRQDWRDRSTDRARAAHDHFAPLDGRFRDNVIVQVKHGPIDFQTREPVSPVIAAMPHTRLAVEFQVTQEYTGQQRHVCYLAPWWSEVLGFRPWGDQGGTVAEVAAGGGGLVAVSNVGDDRFWTGHPLAQANLYAFGRLCWNPGLRPQAVLDEWIDLTFAPDRCADPDLLRRTLHEIMDDSWRSYERYTAPLGVGFMVRPGHHYGPDVDGYEYTPWGTYHFADRDGVGVDRTRATGTGFTGQYPAPWSEVYESVESCPDELLLFFHHVPYDHLLHSGRTVIQHIYDTHFDGVREVEAMCRRWEWLARLVDPAVHARVTERLREQLRCAREWRDQVNAYFHRKSGIPDAHGRTLH, from the coding sequence ATGCGACGGCCCCTCCGCCAGGTGCGGACGAACACCCCTGAGCCGACCGACCTCCACCCCGCATGGCTGCCGCCCGAGGTCTGGGCCGCCATCGGCGCCCGCCGGACCCTGATCTGTGGACAGGGCCTGCTCATCGACACCGTCCAGGCCGAGGTCGAGCAGGCCGCCGACCGGTACGGCGGCACCGCCCGGCGGATCACCGCCGAGGCCGACCTACCCCCGGCGGACCTGGTGCTGGCCCTGGCCGCCGACCTGCCCCGCCCCCGACCCGCGGACCCACCCCCGACCGACTCCAAGGCGACCGTGGCCGAGGCGGCCGAATCCAAGCCAGCCGCCCTCACCCCGACCGACTCCGAGGCGGCTGGGGTGTGGGCGGCGCTCGCCGGCGCCCGGGCGGAACTCGCCACAGCCGAGGCGCTGGGCGCGGAGGACTTCGTGGTGACCCGGCACCACGGGGTGACCGTGGTGGTGGCCGGCGCCCCGGCAGGGCTGCTGTACGGACTCTTCGAGGTGGTCCGGCTGGGGGAGTCCGCCTTCGGCCGGGGACACCGGGTACGGGTGTGTCGTCCGGTCATGGCCCGCCGGATGCTGGATCACTGGGACAACGTCGAGGTGCACCCCGTGATGGGGCAGGTGGAACGCGGCTACGCCGGTGGGTCGATCTTCTGGCGGGAGGGTGGGCCCCGGGGGGACCGGGACCGGGTCACCGCGTACGCCCGGTTGCTGGCGGCCTGTGGGATCAACGCCGTGGCGGTGAACAACGTCAACGTGCACGCCACCGAGGCGCGGCTGCTCACCGAGCGGCTCGACGACGTCGCCGAACTGGCCGACCTGCTGCGCCCGTACGGCATCGGGGTGCACCTGGCGGTGAGCTTCGCCGCCCCGGTCGTCGTCGGTGGCCTGCCCACCGCCGACCCCCTGGACCCGGCGGTACGCGCCTGGTGGGCCGAGACCACCTCGCGGGTGTACGACCGCATCCCGGACTTCGGCGGCTACCTGGTCAAGGCCGACTCGGAGGGCCAGCCGGGTCCGTTCAGCTACGGCCGGGACCACGCCGACGGGGCCAACCTGCTGGCCGAGGCCCTGGCGCCGCACGGCGGGGTGGTGCGCTGGCGGGCCTTCGTCTACAACCACCGGCAGGACTGGCGGGACCGCTCCACCGACCGGGCCCGCGCCGCCCACGACCACTTCGCGCCGCTGGACGGCCGGTTCCGGGACAACGTGATCGTGCAGGTCAAGCACGGGCCGATCGACTTCCAGACCCGGGAGCCGGTCTCCCCGGTGATCGCCGCGATGCCGCACACCCGGTTGGCGGTGGAGTTCCAGGTCACCCAGGAGTACACCGGCCAGCAGCGCCACGTCTGCTACCTGGCCCCCTGGTGGAGCGAGGTCCTGGGGTTCCGGCCCTGGGGCGACCAGGGGGGTACGGTCGCCGAGGTGGCGGCCGGTGGCGGGGGTCTGGTCGCGGTCTCCAATGTGGGCGACGACCGGTTCTGGACCGGGCATCCGCTGGCCCAGGCCAACCTGTACGCCTTTGGCCGGCTCTGCTGGAATCCCGGGCTGCGCCCCCAGGCGGTGCTGGACGAGTGGATCGACCTGACCTTCGCCCCGGACCGATGTGCCGATCCGGACCTGCTGCGGCGCACCCTGCACGAGATCATGGACGACTCCTGGCGCAGCTACGAGCGGTACACCGCCCCGTTGGGGGTGGGCTTCATGGTCCGGCCCGGTCACCACTACGGCCCCGACGTCGACGGGTACGAGTACACCCCCTGGGGCACGTACCACTTCGCCGACCGGGACGGGGTCGGGGTGGACCGGACCCGGGCCACCGGCACCGGCTTCACCGGCCAGTACCCCGCGCCCTGGTCCGAGGTGTACGAGTCGGTCGAGAGCTGCCCCGACGAGCTGCTGCTCTTCTTCCACCACGTGCCCTACGACCACCTGCTGCACAGCGGCAGGACGGTCATCCAGCACATCTACGACACCCACTTCGACGGCGTACGCGAGGTCGAGGCGATGTGCCGGCGCTGGGAGTGGCTGGCCCGGCTGGTCGACCCGGCGGTGCACGCCCGGGTCACCGAGCGGCTCAGGGAACAGTTGCGCTGTGCGCGGGAGTGGCGCGACCAGGTCAACGCCTACTTCCATCGCAAGTCCGGCATCCCCGACGCCCACGGCCGCACCCTGCACTGA
- a CDS encoding DUF624 domain-containing protein: MSTANRREFGAGPLSRVAALVYTLLVVEVLLLVCAAPGLIALFALERHVSNLPLVAVCAVPLGPALSAALYALHHQRLDLTELHPARLFWRGYRVNLLGALLVWVPMLMWLALLAVNLVNLTAVGLPRWWVVPLVLVAAGVAVVGINALVITSLFTFRLRDVLRLAGYFVLRTPVVVIGVGLLLVAATALTLVASEAALAALASVLALALVRGGEPMISIIRQEFTAADLT, encoded by the coding sequence GTGAGTACGGCGAACCGACGCGAGTTCGGTGCCGGGCCACTGTCCCGGGTGGCCGCGCTGGTCTACACCCTGCTGGTGGTCGAGGTGCTGCTGCTGGTCTGCGCGGCGCCCGGCCTGATCGCGTTGTTCGCCCTGGAACGGCATGTGAGCAACCTGCCGCTGGTCGCGGTCTGCGCGGTGCCCCTGGGCCCGGCCCTGTCCGCCGCCCTGTACGCCCTGCACCACCAGCGCCTGGACCTCACCGAACTGCACCCGGCCCGACTGTTCTGGCGCGGCTACCGGGTGAACCTGCTGGGGGCCCTGCTGGTGTGGGTGCCGATGCTGATGTGGCTGGCCCTGCTGGCCGTCAACCTGGTCAACCTGACCGCGGTGGGGCTGCCCCGCTGGTGGGTGGTGCCCCTGGTGCTGGTCGCCGCCGGGGTGGCCGTGGTCGGCATCAACGCGCTGGTGATCACCTCCCTGTTCACCTTCCGGCTGCGCGACGTGCTCCGGCTGGCCGGCTACTTCGTGCTGCGTACCCCGGTGGTGGTGATCGGGGTGGGGTTGTTGCTGGTAGCGGCGACGGCGCTGACCCTGGTCGCCTCGGAGGCCGCCCTCGCCGCGCTGGCCTCGGTGCTGGCGCTGGCCCTGGTCCGGGGCGGCGAGCCGATGATCAGCATCATCCGCCAGGAGTTCACCGCCGCAGACCTCACCTAG
- a CDS encoding DUF2332 domain-containing protein, with protein sequence MGGVGTAEVFRAARGFDSSPLYRHLLGVVADDPALVELAAGARPGQQPTFALFGAVHQLLLDGVTDPLAAYYPSVVGARARAVDADTGRVFTRFCLAHADRISAILATRLVQTNQVQRSLVTRLGLALLRAVTRAPVCVVEVGCSAGLNLRADRYAFSVGDSTVGDPTSGVHVRVEVPEARLLPDLTRLPVVADVVGVDLDPPDLTDAGDRAWLRALVWPENAPQAALLAEAMRVVADDPPRVLRGDVAEIGAEVAASLPAGLPRLVVHTATRIHVPVDRRPAFDAGVAAFAAGGPMLHLALEDDQRIAPSGRAGIGLTATDAAGSRTIAVADGHLAWLEPLPELGTPIILGAQDRKG encoded by the coding sequence ATGGGGGGTGTGGGGACGGCGGAGGTGTTTCGGGCGGCGCGTGGGTTCGACAGTTCGCCGCTGTACCGGCATCTGCTCGGTGTGGTGGCGGACGATCCGGCGTTGGTCGAGTTGGCGGCGGGTGCCCGGCCGGGGCAGCAGCCGACCTTTGCCCTGTTCGGGGCCGTGCACCAGTTGCTGCTGGACGGCGTGACCGATCCGCTCGCCGCGTACTACCCGTCGGTCGTCGGGGCGCGGGCCCGGGCGGTCGACGCGGACACCGGGCGGGTCTTCACCCGGTTCTGCCTGGCGCACGCCGACCGGATCTCGGCGATTTTGGCCACCCGGCTGGTGCAGACCAACCAGGTGCAACGGTCCCTGGTGACCCGGCTGGGGTTGGCGCTGCTGCGCGCGGTCACGCGGGCGCCGGTCTGCGTCGTCGAGGTGGGGTGCAGTGCGGGTCTGAACCTGCGCGCCGACCGGTACGCCTTCAGCGTGGGCGACAGCACCGTCGGCGACCCTACCTCGGGGGTGCACGTCCGGGTGGAGGTTCCGGAGGCTCGGCTGCTGCCCGATCTCACCCGACTGCCGGTCGTCGCCGATGTCGTGGGGGTCGATCTCGATCCGCCCGATCTCACCGACGCCGGGGACCGGGCCTGGCTACGCGCGCTGGTGTGGCCGGAGAACGCGCCTCAGGCGGCGCTGCTGGCCGAGGCGATGCGGGTGGTGGCCGACGATCCGCCGCGGGTGCTACGCGGTGACGTCGCCGAGATCGGTGCCGAGGTAGCGGCCAGCCTTCCGGCCGGGCTGCCGCGTCTGGTGGTGCACACCGCGACCCGGATCCATGTGCCCGTCGACCGCCGTCCGGCCTTCGACGCGGGGGTGGCCGCCTTCGCTGCGGGCGGGCCGATGCTGCATCTCGCGCTGGAGGACGATCAGCGCATCGCGCCCTCCGGTCGGGCCGGCATCGGGCTGACCGCCACCGACGCCGCCGGTAGCCGGACCATCGCCGTCGCCGACGGCCACCTGGCCTGGTTGGAGCCGCTACCCGAGCTGGGCACGCCGATCATTCTCGGAGCACAGGACCGGAAAGGGTGA
- a CDS encoding DUF6403 family protein, with amino-acid sequence MSPSLLIWSVGGVLLLTAGIVTTLLPRLRHRTRATRVAWSRARAAIDSATVSRDAAAVRLPEADRLLARAELLAAERGGTAAAEAATEHARQADRLWRGQS; translated from the coding sequence ATGTCACCATCCCTGCTGATCTGGTCGGTCGGTGGCGTACTGCTGCTGACCGCCGGGATCGTCACCACCCTGCTGCCCCGCCTACGGCACCGCACCCGAGCCACCCGGGTGGCCTGGTCTAGGGCGCGGGCGGCCATCGACAGCGCCACGGTCAGCCGGGACGCTGCGGCCGTACGGCTGCCGGAGGCCGACCGGCTGCTGGCCCGCGCCGAACTGCTCGCCGCAGAGCGCGGCGGTACGGCGGCGGCTGAGGCGGCCACGGAGCACGCCCGGCAGGCCGACCGGCTGTGGCGGGGCCAGTCGTGA
- a CDS encoding DUF2267 domain-containing protein, which yields MDDNEFIDSVARRTGASAEQAAAIARATLTTLAERIDGGQARDLADQLPEGMRAYTFAPHEAAERFGLDVFVERVSGRADVDPELAEIGIQAVLDTIRTATTADEYDDVIAHLPAELWQVADPVPPYDG from the coding sequence GTGGACGACAACGAGTTCATCGACTCCGTGGCACGCCGCACCGGGGCGTCGGCCGAACAGGCGGCCGCCATCGCGCGGGCCACCCTGACCACCCTGGCCGAGCGGATCGACGGCGGACAGGCCCGGGACCTGGCCGACCAGCTTCCGGAAGGAATGCGGGCGTACACCTTCGCCCCCCATGAGGCCGCCGAGCGGTTCGGTCTCGACGTGTTCGTCGAGCGGGTCAGCGGGCGGGCCGACGTCGACCCGGAACTGGCCGAGATCGGCATCCAGGCGGTGCTGGACACCATCCGCACGGCCACCACCGCGGACGAGTACGACGACGTGATCGCGCACCTGCCGGCCGAACTGTGGCAGGTGGCCGATCCGGTCCCGCCGTACGACGGGTGA
- a CDS encoding roadblock/LC7 domain-containing protein yields MPSARIADNLGHALNSLVDRVPGAQFAVVLSPDGIRLGASRGIDGELAEQLSSMVCGLQALGTAAARVCGEGELHQVVIQMSRAFLFHATTGNGAILTVGIDGDAEVGDMAYEVAMFVAQAGEYLPVYLEPAVAEV; encoded by the coding sequence ATGCCCTCTGCCCGGATCGCCGACAACCTGGGCCACGCCCTGAACAGCCTGGTCGACCGGGTGCCGGGGGCACAGTTCGCGGTGGTGCTCTCGCCGGACGGCATCAGGCTGGGGGCCTCCCGGGGCATCGACGGCGAACTGGCCGAGCAGTTGTCCAGCATGGTCTGTGGGCTTCAGGCGTTGGGCACGGCCGCCGCCCGGGTGTGCGGCGAGGGTGAACTGCACCAGGTGGTGATCCAGATGTCCCGGGCCTTCCTGTTCCACGCCACCACCGGCAACGGGGCGATCCTCACCGTCGGTATCGACGGGGACGCCGAGGTGGGCGACATGGCGTACGAGGTGGCCATGTTCGTCGCCCAGGCAGGGGAGTACCTGCCGGTCTACCTGGAACCGGCAGTGGCCGAGGTCTAG
- the katG gene encoding catalase/peroxidase HPI — translation MQSEESEGRCPVTSARAPHPTQGGGNREWWPNRLNLKILAKNPAVANPLGVDFDYAEAFKSLDLPAVKRDIAEVLTTSQDWWPADYGHYGPFIIRMAWHSAGTYRISDGRGGAGAGQQRFAPLNSWPDNANLDKARRLLWPVKKKYGKNLSWADLMILAGNVALETMGFETFGFAGGRADVWEPDEDVYWGPESTWLGDERYTGERELENPLAAVQMGLIYVNPEGPHGSGDPLAAARDIRETFRRMAMNDEETVALIAGGHTFGKTHGAADPNKYVGPEPEGASLEEQGLGWRNTFGTGNAGDTITSGLEGAWTNTPIAWDNSFFEILFGYEWEQTRSPAGAIQWKPKDGAGAGTVPDAHDPTRSHAPTMLTTDLSLRVDPIYEQISRRFLANPQEFADAFARAWFKLTHRDMGPIQRYLGPEVPSETLIWQDPIPAVTHELVDAEDIAALKRQILDSGLSVAQLVSTAWASASTFRGSDKRGGANGARIRLEPQNGWEVNNPDELAQVLRTLEGIQASFNAAQTGGKQISLADLIVLAGSAAVEKAAREAGVEVEVPFTAGRADATQEQTDVESFAAMEPTADGFRNYLGKGNRLPAEFLLIDKANLLNLSAPEMTVLVGGLRVLGANYQQSKLGVFTATPGLLTNDFFVNLLDLGTAWKSTSEDANTFEGRDLATGEVRWTGTRADLVFGSNSELRALAEVYASDDAREKFVHDFVAAWAKVMELDRFDLA, via the coding sequence ATGCAATCGGAGGAGAGCGAGGGTCGCTGCCCGGTCACGTCCGCGCGCGCTCCGCACCCCACCCAGGGCGGGGGGAACCGCGAGTGGTGGCCGAACCGGCTCAACCTGAAGATCCTCGCGAAGAACCCCGCGGTGGCCAACCCCCTCGGTGTGGACTTCGACTACGCCGAGGCGTTCAAGAGCCTGGACCTGCCCGCCGTCAAGCGGGACATCGCCGAGGTGCTGACCACCTCGCAGGACTGGTGGCCGGCCGACTACGGCCACTACGGCCCGTTCATCATCCGGATGGCGTGGCACAGCGCGGGCACCTACCGCATCAGTGACGGCCGTGGTGGCGCCGGCGCCGGCCAGCAGCGCTTCGCCCCGCTGAACAGCTGGCCGGACAACGCCAACCTGGACAAGGCCCGCCGCCTGCTCTGGCCGGTCAAGAAGAAGTACGGCAAGAACCTCTCCTGGGCCGACCTGATGATCCTCGCCGGCAACGTGGCCCTGGAGACGATGGGCTTCGAGACCTTCGGCTTCGCCGGTGGTCGGGCCGACGTGTGGGAGCCCGACGAGGACGTCTACTGGGGCCCGGAGTCCACCTGGCTCGGCGACGAGCGCTACACCGGTGAGCGGGAGCTGGAGAACCCCCTGGCCGCGGTGCAGATGGGTCTGATCTACGTCAACCCGGAGGGCCCGCACGGCAGCGGTGACCCCCTCGCTGCGGCCCGGGACATCCGGGAGACCTTCCGCCGGATGGCGATGAACGACGAGGAGACCGTCGCCCTGATCGCCGGTGGGCACACCTTCGGCAAGACCCACGGCGCGGCCGACCCGAACAAGTACGTCGGCCCCGAGCCCGAGGGCGCCTCCCTGGAGGAGCAGGGCCTGGGCTGGCGGAACACCTTCGGCACCGGCAACGCCGGTGACACCATCACCAGCGGCCTCGAAGGCGCCTGGACGAACACCCCGATCGCCTGGGACAACAGCTTCTTCGAGATCCTCTTCGGCTACGAGTGGGAGCAGACCCGCAGCCCCGCCGGAGCGATCCAGTGGAAGCCGAAGGACGGCGCCGGCGCCGGCACCGTCCCGGACGCCCACGACCCGACCCGCAGCCACGCCCCGACCATGCTCACCACCGACCTGTCCCTGCGGGTCGACCCGATCTACGAGCAGATCTCGCGGCGGTTCCTGGCCAACCCGCAGGAGTTCGCGGACGCCTTCGCCCGGGCCTGGTTCAAGCTGACCCACCGGGACATGGGCCCGATCCAGCGCTACCTCGGCCCGGAGGTTCCCAGCGAGACCCTGATCTGGCAGGACCCGATCCCGGCGGTGACCCACGAGCTGGTCGACGCCGAGGACATCGCCGCCCTCAAGCGCCAGATCCTCGACTCCGGGCTCTCCGTGGCCCAGCTGGTCTCCACCGCCTGGGCGTCGGCCTCGACCTTCCGGGGTAGCGACAAGCGGGGTGGCGCCAACGGTGCCCGGATCCGCCTCGAGCCGCAGAACGGCTGGGAGGTCAACAACCCCGACGAGCTGGCCCAGGTGCTGCGCACCCTGGAGGGCATCCAGGCCTCCTTCAACGCCGCCCAGACCGGTGGCAAGCAGATCTCGCTGGCCGACCTGATCGTGCTCGCCGGCTCCGCCGCCGTCGAGAAGGCCGCCCGCGAGGCCGGGGTCGAGGTCGAGGTGCCGTTCACCGCCGGGCGTGCGGACGCCACCCAGGAGCAGACCGATGTGGAGTCCTTCGCGGCGATGGAGCCCACCGCCGACGGGTTCCGCAACTACCTCGGCAAGGGCAACCGCCTGCCGGCCGAGTTCCTGCTGATCGACAAGGCCAACCTGCTGAACCTCAGCGCGCCCGAGATGACCGTGCTGGTCGGTGGCCTGCGGGTCCTCGGCGCGAACTACCAGCAGTCGAAGCTGGGTGTCTTCACCGCCACCCCGGGGCTGCTGACCAACGACTTCTTCGTCAACCTGCTCGACCTGGGCACGGCGTGGAAGTCGACCTCCGAGGACGCGAACACCTTCGAGGGCCGCGACCTCGCCACCGGTGAGGTCCGCTGGACCGGCACCCGCGCCGACCTGGTCTTCGGCTCGAACTCCGAGCTGCGTGCGCTGGCCGAGGTGTACGCCAGCGACGACGCCCGGGAGAAGTTCGTGCACGACTTCGTCGCCGCCTGGGCCAAGGTGATGGAGCTGGACCGCTTCGACCTGGCCTGA
- a CDS encoding LysR family transcriptional regulator, which translates to MLDVHRLRIFRSVVASGSVQAAAANLGYTPSAVSQHLTALQRETGLALFARAGRGMRPTAAGHALAAEADRLLARVGEAESLIADLRAGRTGVLSIAYFASVGAAWMPHVVRRIITELPGVRLDLTLREDIPPVREERPDLQLVVAPAGFDPGSGFTAQHLVDDPYVAVLPAGHRLAGRAQVELAELAEDRWVDNDFARGWCRANLLEACTAAGFAPTFGVEAHDYPTALAFVEAGIGPTVLPALGAVRLPPGVTRVGLLRPTPIRSIHLVIHDAVEHTPAVRIATAALREAVAAVPTR; encoded by the coding sequence GTGCTCGATGTCCACCGCCTCCGGATCTTCCGGTCCGTCGTGGCCTCCGGGTCCGTCCAGGCCGCCGCGGCCAACCTGGGCTACACCCCCTCCGCCGTCAGTCAGCACCTGACCGCCCTGCAACGCGAAACCGGCCTGGCCCTGTTCGCCCGAGCCGGCCGGGGGATGCGGCCCACCGCCGCCGGGCACGCCCTCGCCGCCGAGGCGGATCGGCTGCTGGCCCGGGTCGGCGAGGCGGAGTCACTGATCGCGGACCTGCGCGCCGGGCGCACCGGGGTGCTGTCCATCGCCTACTTCGCCTCCGTCGGCGCGGCCTGGATGCCACACGTGGTGCGGCGGATCATCACAGAGCTGCCCGGGGTACGGCTGGACCTGACCCTGCGCGAGGACATCCCGCCCGTCCGGGAGGAGCGCCCCGACCTCCAGTTGGTGGTGGCGCCCGCCGGCTTCGACCCCGGCTCGGGCTTCACCGCCCAGCACCTGGTCGACGATCCGTACGTCGCGGTGCTGCCGGCCGGGCACCGCCTCGCCGGCCGGGCGCAGGTGGAGTTGGCCGAACTGGCCGAGGACCGCTGGGTGGACAACGACTTCGCCCGGGGCTGGTGCCGGGCCAACCTCCTGGAGGCCTGCACCGCGGCGGGCTTCGCCCCGACCTTCGGGGTGGAGGCGCACGACTATCCGACCGCCCTGGCCTTCGTCGAGGCCGGCATCGGCCCGACGGTGCTTCCCGCCCTCGGCGCGGTGCGGCTGCCGCCGGGGGTGACCCGGGTCGGGCTGCTGCGTCCCACCCCGATCCGGTCGATCCACCTGGTGATCCACGACGCGGTGGAGCACACCCCGGCGGTGCGGATCGCCACAGCGGCCCTGCGGGAGGCCGTGGCCGCCGTACCCACCCGCTAG